The following proteins are encoded in a genomic region of Thioclava nitratireducens:
- a CDS encoding MFS transporter, whose amino-acid sequence MAEPEQASPLSPTRRWAAAAVLLLANFMNLIDITIVNVALPSMKEELSAPPNLIEWIVAGYTFSFAILLLPAGRMGDLLGRRKLFVSGIALFTTASLICGIAPGIGTLVTARIAQGVGAAIMTPQTLALVPRLFPPEQRGAAFGLFALTAGLASVAGPIMGGFLLTADIYGLGWRPIFLVNIPLGIATFIAALMLVPKGQGNRKLGIDKVGIAIAAVAMLALLFPLVEAPSIGWQGWMYPMMLAAPVLGWIFIRWQRHQEERKAPQLLPMRLLRSGSFLSGSLLNAALFTAVPSYFFTIALYLQAGYGLTPLQSGLTTTPFPVGVLLASATTGWFGDRWIRWRVTGGGMLLATGFAGQLWAIWSMGDAISWWRMAPWFFLGGFGMGNTVSPLFQVALSSADSNDSGSASGAVQALRQVGISFGIAIMGGIFFGMLGGADQGDHEAYRSAMMSAIGYALVVATGVILTPWFTPMKLERAKD is encoded by the coding sequence ATGGCCGAACCCGAACAAGCATCCCCGCTTTCGCCCACCCGCCGCTGGGCCGCCGCAGCCGTGTTGCTGCTGGCGAACTTCATGAACCTGATCGACATCACGATCGTCAACGTCGCCCTGCCGTCGATGAAGGAAGAGTTGTCGGCCCCGCCGAACCTGATCGAGTGGATCGTCGCGGGCTATACCTTCTCCTTCGCGATCCTGTTGCTGCCGGCGGGACGGATGGGCGACTTGCTGGGACGGCGCAAGCTGTTCGTCTCGGGCATCGCGCTGTTCACTACCGCCTCGCTGATATGCGGCATCGCCCCGGGGATCGGCACGCTGGTCACCGCACGCATCGCGCAGGGCGTGGGTGCCGCGATCATGACGCCGCAGACGCTGGCGCTGGTGCCGCGCCTGTTCCCGCCAGAGCAGCGCGGCGCTGCCTTCGGCCTGTTCGCGCTGACCGCCGGGCTGGCCTCGGTGGCAGGGCCGATCATGGGTGGGTTCCTGCTCACCGCCGATATCTACGGGCTCGGCTGGCGTCCGATCTTCCTCGTGAACATTCCCCTCGGCATCGCCACCTTCATCGCCGCGCTGATGCTGGTGCCCAAGGGACAGGGCAACCGCAAGCTGGGCATCGACAAGGTGGGCATCGCGATCGCCGCCGTGGCGATGCTGGCGCTGCTGTTCCCGCTGGTCGAGGCGCCGTCGATCGGCTGGCAGGGATGGATGTATCCAATGATGCTCGCGGCCCCGGTCCTTGGCTGGATCTTCATCCGCTGGCAACGTCATCAGGAAGAGCGCAAAGCCCCGCAGCTTCTGCCGATGCGCCTGCTGCGTTCCGGCTCGTTCCTGTCGGGCAGCCTTCTGAACGCGGCGCTATTCACTGCGGTACCGAGCTATTTCTTCACCATCGCCCTCTACCTGCAGGCGGGCTACGGGCTCACCCCGCTGCAATCGGGCCTGACGACGACGCCCTTCCCGGTCGGCGTCCTGCTTGCTTCGGCCACGACCGGCTGGTTCGGCGACCGCTGGATACGCTGGCGCGTGACCGGAGGCGGCATGCTGCTCGCGACGGGCTTTGCGGGCCAGCTATGGGCGATCTGGTCGATGGGCGACGCGATCAGCTGGTGGCGAATGGCACCTTGGTTCTTCCTTGGCGGCTTCGGCATGGGCAACACGGTGTCGCCGCTGTTCCAGGTCGCGCTCTCGTCGGCGGACAGCAATGACAGCGGCTCGGCCTCGGGTGCGGTGCAGGCGCTCCGTCAGGTCGGAATCTCCTTCGGGATCGCGATCATGGGCGGGATTTTTTTCGGCATGTTGGGCGGCGCGGATCAGGGCGATCACGAGGCCTATCGCAGCGCGATGATGTCGGCGATCGGCTACGCGCTCGTTGTAGCGACGGGGGTGATCCTCACACCGTGGTTCACGCCGATGAAGCTGGAGCGCGCCAAGGACTGA
- a CDS encoding aldo/keto reductase, with protein MRYRPLGPSGLLVSELCLGTMTFGGSEGMWGQIGQLRQDDADGLVKTAIDAGINFIDTANVYAGGESERILGQSLRNLGIARDEVVIATKVLGPMGEGINQRGASRYHIMEQCKQSLERLQLDHIDLYQIHGFDPMTPISETLEALTTLVQHGHIRYIGLSNWAAWQVMKAIGIAEARKLAPILSLQAYYTIAGRDLEREVVPMLRDTGMGLMVWSPLAGGLLSGKYDRDGKGSDGRRANFDFPPVEKDRAFDLIDAMRPMAEKRDASVAQIALAWLLHQEVVTSVIVGAKREDQLTDNIAATKIRLDADELENLDKLSALPAEYPGWMLERQGEYRQR; from the coding sequence ATGCGTTACAGACCTCTCGGCCCCAGCGGCCTCCTCGTCTCGGAACTTTGCCTCGGCACGATGACCTTCGGCGGGTCGGAGGGCATGTGGGGCCAGATCGGCCAGCTGCGGCAGGATGACGCCGACGGGCTGGTGAAGACCGCGATCGACGCGGGCATCAACTTCATCGACACCGCGAATGTCTATGCCGGTGGCGAGAGCGAGCGCATCCTCGGCCAGAGCCTGCGCAATCTCGGTATCGCCCGCGACGAGGTCGTCATCGCGACCAAGGTGCTCGGCCCGATGGGCGAAGGCATCAACCAGCGCGGTGCGTCGCGCTATCACATCATGGAGCAGTGCAAGCAGAGCCTGGAGCGGCTGCAGCTCGACCATATCGACCTCTATCAGATCCACGGCTTCGACCCGATGACGCCGATCTCGGAAACGCTGGAGGCGCTGACCACGCTCGTTCAGCACGGCCATATCCGCTATATCGGCCTGTCGAACTGGGCCGCGTGGCAGGTGATGAAGGCGATCGGCATCGCCGAGGCCCGCAAGCTCGCCCCGATCCTGTCGCTGCAAGCCTATTACACGATCGCCGGGCGCGATCTGGAACGCGAAGTGGTGCCGATGCTGCGCGACACCGGCATGGGCCTGATGGTCTGGAGCCCGCTCGCAGGCGGTCTGCTGTCGGGCAAATACGACCGCGACGGCAAGGGCTCCGACGGGCGCCGCGCCAATTTCGACTTCCCGCCGGTCGAAAAGGACCGCGCATTCGACCTGATCGACGCGATGCGCCCGATGGCGGAGAAGCGCGATGCGAGCGTGGCGCAGATCGCGCTGGCATGGCTTCTGCACCAGGAAGTAGTCACCAGCGTCATCGTCGGTGCGAAGCGCGAGGACCAACTGACCGACAACATCGCCGCGACGAAGATCAGGCTCGACGCGGACGAGTTGGAGAACCTCGACAAGCTCAGCGCCCTGCCCGCGGAATATCCCGGCTGGATGCTGGAGCGTCAGGGCGAATACCGTCAGCGCTGA